Within Mercenaria mercenaria strain notata chromosome 15, MADL_Memer_1, whole genome shotgun sequence, the genomic segment TGACTATCGCATGGTACACGTTACACTGTAACATGTTTGAGTGCAGTAAATCGACATATTTCTACTTTCTTACTTTTTTCATAACTTTATGTTCTTACAAATGTTAATTTGCAATATTGTAACGTAGAAATGGAGCAATCGTCTCTAAGAGCAccaagaaatttacaaaatgaactaGGCAACTGAAGGAGgactgaaaaaaaggaaaattatcaATCCTTTTCTTACAGGTGTTCCCTTCTAACCTGTACATTATCTCCATAAAATATCTGCGCTATACATATTTTACAACTTGCCGGATAAACAACGCTTTAGAGAAACAATAAACTTATATTCTCTTTTAATACGATTtagaatacatgtataagaatctttcactggtcgaatgtgcagatggaaatatctggctcggaTAGTAACGATATTTAATTTTCTATTGCATGGAATCTGTAAACGCGGAAATATCGGGGACCCTACCATTATTGtgtcatatattttttacatctgAAAATCCTGTGTTTCTGGTTCTCTAATATCATGGAGTCATCAATCATTGTTTTAATTTCTgctccaaaaataatgtcaattGAAAGTATAAAATCCAAGTCATTGTTTTGCTTGCAACTGGTATAATACGATTCTGTTAATATTGCAAAACTGTGTCGTTCTTTTGTCTACCGTGACTCAGTATTTGGGTCAGAAGATATTACTAGTTTTGTACCAATGAGAAATGTATGAATgagaaaatttaaagtaaaatttcatcatcattcttttaaattttgtagtACTGTATTAGAAACTCGTAAGCGCATCATTTTCTATAGAGTTGCTGctctgaaacaaaatatatccACGCTACACTTCCACAAAACAACTACAATTACTACAAAAGTAGCAGGTAAGACATTCTTGTTAATACGGCTTCCTAGTCAAATACTGGGTAGCATATCTGCTGTGGTTAATACGCAAAATAGACTCTCAACAGGCTCAGTGGATCTATCtcttaatttttagaaaattcatCATGTTTATTTGGAGAATAATATCAGGACAATGTCACTTAGCTTGGTCTGTCGTGATACTCCTTTTGATCAAAAACGTAGgatgtaattttgataatttcgAGCCTGGACAGTGCCTCTCCAAATTCGACTATGATTATAAAGTGATGCAGAAGTTGTTGCAATTTGAGAGAGAAATACAGGAACTCAGAGAAAGAAAAACCTGTACAGGTAAGTGGAATATAATTGTTTGCTTGCTGTTTATTGATCTATTGTTAAGTTTGAAGGTCTCGGTTTTATACTAATAAGccaattattttctatttaatataaaagtaaagtaaggtaaagtgtttgtttattatagtgtcacacCTACTGAAAGGCTtatgcgcgtgtatgtgtgtgtgtgtgttttgtggtgtacgcgtctgcgtgctgtgggtttcgttttggggaggctgcgtttttggtacgtggaattccctgtttgatatttgtctttgtttttatgagacacctacattcattaaacagcattacttcccgattcctattttttaatgccaggcaccaggcagatAGGCATTCGGTAACCACTATTTAACTAGCTTccggctcaccaaccggtctctctttaGTAACAAGACgcgcctctgacagggctcgaaacTTTGACCTTCCGGttgcggggcaggtgccttatccattaggccaccgcagctcgGTTTATATTATAAGTAAGGTTGTAGCACCTGGTCTGATAATTGTTTATAAATACTTGATGTATGTCTGCTTAAAGTTTTAAACGTGCAATGCTTgccaatgtaattgtaattattCACACAGAAAGCAAAGTAAAATAGTCTGTGAGTCAATGGGATTCGATGGCTTCGGTtcttttcgttgtttttaaacaCACAATCCTATCGTAATACTGCCCGTCGAGACGGGACGGAataaaagacatttcagaatCAAACAGAACGGTATTACTCTGAATTTGCACACAATGGATGGATTATTAGGGCGCAAAATAAAGCATTCTACATCTAACCGCTCCAAAATTATTCCGTGGGACGTTTAACCACTCACCGTGCTTTAACGTTACTAAAACTAGATAATGCCATGACGTCACGTTGACCTGATTTTTGTCACATATATGCGCCAATAGATAGTGTTTTCTTATTTCATCAACATTGTTACATAAAATAcacattagaatcgaaataatgcaATATATTTAAACAGTTCGAATCGATTATGGGCCGCGTAGATTAATTCACTGGAATTATGCCCTCTTGAAATTTCCTCTACGTCGCGGTTAAATATATTGAAGCTGTGTTCTGCTACATATTATCTCACTATTCATGTGATGTGTGCATAAGTCGAAGATAACGTAGTATATGAAATATACTGAAAGctgaaaatgataaagaaattagtaaaaatatagaatattttttctttttgagagATTTGTTAGTTATTGCTTAAGATGATCTGCTGGAAGTATGTATTTTTGTACGTCAATTTACGAATTTTAATTGCTGTTTGAATGTCtacaaacaaggacaaatattagatataaagatatatattctAGAAACCCACCCCATGAGGTATTGTCTTAATCAGGCATGATAACGATTGTGGTTTATGCATTTAGATACCACGCATGTCGCTTTTATGGCGGAACTGTCAGCAGACCTGGTTGATCCCTCTGCGGGTACTACAGTTATTTTTGATAGCGTTCGAACAAATGTCGGAAACGGATACAAATCCGGACCAGGGATTTTTGTTGCTCCTGTGGATGGCACATACAGCATAACTCTTGTTGCATCGTCTGGAACAAAAGCGGCGTCGTCAAATGTATGATATTCAAACATTAAATACACCTTCTTTCAAGTAAATGTTTATggtttttcattattaaaatgaAGTATGCACATGAAGTAATGTTCACTGTACATTTCATGTATTCTATTAGCAAGCGTTTCGTACATATTAAAAAGTTTCTTTCTTGAATCAGTTTCAAACAGATGATCAGTTTCAAAAAGATGACTGCTGACGGTAATGAGATCTTTATATTGACCAGTAAGCGCTTATTTGTCCACATGAAAGGAACTTTCTGTGTCCTCTAGGCAGGCATATCTgcccttcttaatattttaaacagcTTTTTGATTTTTCTGATTTTCAGCTTCATCTATACGTCATGCACAACATGATACAAGTGGGCTATGTCTACCTGGATGATAACTCCGACAGGTGGCTACTAAGATCAACAACAGCTGTATTAGAACTGAAAGCTGCTGATACAGTTTTTGTTAAAGTCGGTTTTAGAAATGGAGCCGGAAACGTAGAAGGCCGTAGTTTACATACACACTTCAGTGGTTTTCTGATTAATTAGAATTGTTAAAAAAGAGGCGAAAGTTGTCTTTGAATACCAAATAGGGAGAACCATTTAAAGTCATTTTATATGTAAACATGGTGTGCATTTGCTTTGCCCCCTTATATTTCAATCATTGAAATATAACACTGCGACTTTAGCtcaaaattaaatgtataatttaattGCAGCTAGGCAAACATGCTAAAATTACAGACTATTTGGCTACCGTGTTGCAAATTAACATTCAGTAATGCAGTACATGCCGATGATGAAATAATTCCGCAAATGCAGACCAACTGACTCATTAGGAAACGGTGCATAATCCAGGCCAACCCATGTGGAGCCTTTAAATACTCATTGTACATCGACGAGGCTAATAAACCTGAACTCATGTAATTTGATTTCCTATATGTTTTTCAAGAAAGACCGAGTTTTCAAGAAATAAGTATTAGCATTTACAAGGTCATTTCATGATATGTTTTTCATTAGCTGGGATTTATACGGATGAAACTGTTATATGTATATGTTGTATCAGTATTCCCTCCCCCAATACCACCACCAAGTCACATTAGCCAGTTTATGGCTATAAGAGTGCATCCATTAATAGTTTTCTGTCCTGTAAAGTTCGGGGATTAATCATTTCTATcaaataaataatcattttcgCATAAATTGTTTATCTCAGTTTTAAGTTCATCCTGGCATAAGTCAAAAGCAAAATACAGATTTtctgtgctttcgagaaatctacgcttacctattatcttttttagaaTGCATATAAGGTTCGTTCAGGTAAGATACGTTATgacgataaataaataaattttgaactaATGCTTTTTATGGTTATCAAATACAGATGGGTAATTgcatacagtataaatttcataGTTTGCAGCAAGCACGCAGTACACCTTTGTAATCTCTACACTGCACAATCAATTTGAAAGCATAGGTAACTGTAAGTTCTGCAGCTATGTATTTTTATAGAAAGGTGTCATTTTTAAGTAAGAAATAGACTTGTTTTCTTTTCCATCGACTCGCTATCTACGGAAACAATAGAATATCTATTGTTGAAATTCTGTAATAAACCTTATTATAAGAAACGAAAACACTTGCGCCGACAACGGTTGATTCAGTAGTATACTTAACAAGGGGTACCGAAACTGTCTTAGCTCAAGTCATAAACAATGAGCAGACATGCAAGAATTTTCGAAGATTACATGTTAGAATATCAAAATCAAAGTAtcttactttgttgttttttttcgatcaaaataaaacaaactggaTCGAATGTATACgttctttattgtttgtttttatgatacATTATCTTTCATTCTAAAAGAGTAGAAGATGTTAAACTCTCAAAAGGAGACAAATTTATGAATAGAGCATGAAAACTTCTCCCAATCCGTTATAAGATTAAACTCGTATAAGCATTGcaatacttaaaatagaaaaagtggaaaaccacaggtcgcccaacatgacataaacgaatatgttgcaggctcggtttgattgagcgcGTTTGTGGACAGTAattgaaatgcaagctaccgtccatgccTACTAatcccaggttgagcagaactcaacatttacacgtgtTATACGTtccaaaatataatttagagacacccgcagatgtttTCATACTGCGGTGCACACGGacccttcaatgatgcacagagtgctaTTCGATGAAAAGCGGTGTATGATCCTCAGCTAAAAAATGGTGTTGACCTAATACAAACAAGAGAACAACAAACTAGAATatagagaggggatctgtggttaaggagcctgcatatcacagaaactgccaaaagaataaagaaaaaagcagacaccatatcgaatgggtgattaaacaatacacaaGCCTATTAAAGCTGGAGTACTGGAACCACCAAAGCCGAAATGAATTAAACAACATCagtgtcgtgctgaacgatctgaagagatcgaaatataacagctcttactgaatgtacggggagacattttacagccgccacatggtaCAACCAACGAGTCTGTGGTAATAGAATAGAAAAAGCGGAAAACTACATGTAGCCCGATGGACTTTCGTACATTCTGACAATGACGCTGATTTCCGAAAATATTACATACTGTAATAAGTCTATAAATATCCAGTAAATCGACATATTTGTCATATCTTCTTTTTCTTACAAATATTAATTTAACATTATTGCGACGCATAATTTTGAGTAGCTCTTTTTAGGAGCATCAGGAACGTTAAgaatttaacccttagcttgctggcggcaagtgattctgcctttgcgacagtGCAGACAGAGTTTGCCATTCAGTAATtatctgtttggtaagcaccccttttaacagttaatggtacggtccaaattgaaagatgaacaggttcattatagaaatttagcggggtaatGGTAAACATATAACCGAATGAGGACTGAAATAGTATACATTTATAGATTTTGCTGTTGATTTAATATATTCTATTTATAATAATTGTCAGCAAAGCGTTTGTCTAGTTTTTTACAGTCTGATTCTCCATCTATAAAGGAAACATAGATTTCTCGTACAACTGGAGTATTACATATTACAGAAGTATTGTGGTTTTAGTAGAACATATTCAGAGTATATAACTGTGTTTGTCCGTCGATTAATTGAACTCAATATACGAAAGTGTTATCTAGGGACCAAAGAACACTCGTCTGCATAATGCGATGAAGATGATTAACGTTGCCTTAATTTAACATTGCCATGGCAATATGAATATTGAGAGATAACTTTTTATTGATGACGTAAAGtggtaaacattatttttaaactaATTACGGAATTATGAAAATGGGAGATATGCTGTTAATAGACAGCTATGATTTTAAAGGTTTGCAAACGCAAGCTATTGTTTTTAAGTTTCCCATTATTTACTATGCCTCAGTTATGattttatctaattttatttAATAGACTATACTAATAACTGGAAAACTGTAAAACGTAAACTTATGCAAGGACAACGGTTGAAAATTGTCTGAGGCAACACTTGTTTGCGGTGTCTGTTTCAtattagatatttcatatctCTCGATatgatttgtttatatttagatGTCTGGACTATTTAACTGTGTATCATGTAAAGCCATATTTATATATCAGTACTGATCAAAATAGCTAACCCACCATTTGcaattttgccaatatcttagaAATTGCCGGAAGTTCATTTCTAAAATTAGGTCTACAGTTAGACCGACACGTTTTTAACAATTTCAAAGACATGAAAATACATATGGATACCATTTTTTAAGGTTACAAAAAATCATATAAGTTGTGTTTTTGTATAAATAGGATGAAAGCTATTTCTTAGAAAACAGAGATGTGAATTTTAATTCTTTGCTAGAAAATGGTTAAACATCATAAAGATATCAAATTATTCTTTCGATAGTGAACGAAAAACATGTcattttaattctgctttttttttcttcttccttTATGAATTAATCTCTAGTTTATTAATTCTAGATGTTTTGTTGTATATTGTTACTTTTAAAAAACAAGTTGCAGtcgtgaaataagtaagtttatatGTTGTCACTGTTTGGTTTTTGTTGAATGGATTTTGAAATGGTACATTTAATTTCTTGAAAATAGTAAAAGTAATTTTTTAAGATGCATGCAAATAGACTGGTTAGCTTTTTAAATCAGTAGACACATATATGGTGAATCGGTCCAAATTTGCAGCTCTGTCTTTACCTCATAGTAACTAAGTCTTTGGCTGTGAGAATTATGTATGACCCCGTGTTGTGAAAATCATTCAGTTTATTGTGATCTTTGTGCATTAAAAAGTATGTCCTTTTCTTGTGATGATTGTGGATTGATCCATTACGTGATTGAGCTTTGatctttcataaagatcaatgTAAATAAGGCCATTTTCGTGATCGGACTTCCATAATGACTATTTTAAATTGCACCGTTTCTGTTATGATTGTGTTAGATCttcaattaatatattttacactGACACCTCTCAATGTATTCATTACCTGATCCGTTTTAATGACTAAAATACCTTTTTGCACTGACTATTTAATTGTTGGGCCAGGTGATTACACTAAGAACTACTGGAGTTGTGTATAATTGTAAATCACAGAAAAAGTTTGTTTACTTATTAAGTTTTAAAAGGGACTTAATTGTTACTTGTCTTGTCTGTATCAAACGACTTGAATTATGTGTTTATGAAATAAATGGGTTTTCATGGTTCAGACTTTTAAAAAGTAGTGTTGTTAATGAAACAAACTAACAAAATTTACGTGTTTATAAATTAaatcaatttgtaactagattcGAAACAAAAACTCGACACTACCCGTGTGATAGTTAGTTCCTATCGTTCATAAGTCTTGTTACATTTTATGTCTGATTGGACTTTATACTCTTGGAGAATTGTCcatatcatataaatatatattggaAGGATAgtcattttcatacatatttgtaTTGGATTTGTTTCGATGTAGTTAAGAAAAAGTTGTTCAATATGCTAATATGTCATTGTACAAAGCAAACTTAGTCTATATTAAGTATATATATAGCTGGAAAATATCAGAAATAAGCAGTTTATTTATAACAGGTTATTAGTTTTTATGTGAATATACCTTTCGCTCGCATGCGCACTAAACGGTCAatatcagctttaatcaaacagAGTTAATGAATACAACATCTTTAATTTGAATTTGAGAATGATTATTTACATcggatttaatttttttatttgtaatctTGTGCGTGTTGTAGATTATTCATTATCTAACTACTagttattaatatttacattaactgtgttaaaaagttttaatgAACATGTGGCAAAACTTAGCAGTAACATATTCTCTGTTTTTATTCTTATTAACAGATTTATTGTCATAACTAAGTATCGCGCTATTATCGTAAGCGAAGTATTGTGATGAATAATTAATGTATTTAATTGTGAGTTTGCGTTTAACATGACAGAAATGTCTATCAATCATACGGCTATTACCGACGAAACAATGTAGTTAAAATGATTATATCCATATGTACTCTATAACATCAGTTGAAGTAAAAACACCTTTTTGATGGGAAGTAAAAGCACCTTTTGGATtggacaaaatgaaaatgtggaATATTCTTCTGGCTTTTTATTtagtttctaaaatatcacaaatatcgTGTTGTGTTAACATAACCATTGGGCTTTTGTTGGAAAGGTCAGTGGATGTTGATTTTCCCTTTTCTATAAATCGCACGCGTGGACTAATTTCTGTTGCTATAAATCAAACACAGGAActcttgaaaaatattgtaaatttggATTATATCATAATGCCGGTTGACGTCCCCACTTGTACCGCTATGGAGTGGGGAGCAGCATTTGCAGAGATGTATTTCACACACAAGCCACACGTTCTTATTGGACCAGGTTACTATTACTATTTCACTTTCGCATTGGACCAGGTGACTATTTCTGTTTCGGCAATTaatgtatgtattatatattggctgattaaaaaaaaaatcttaatatgatcataaatgtttATGTCTAATACTCTCAATATAATCCTTTCTAAGTATGAATTATATACTTCTTATGACTGaaagattgttgaaaaagacgttaaacccgaaaacaCATACACTAAAAGGAATGATATTTTCAACAGGCTGTTCACTGGCTGTAGAACCAGTGTCTCGCATGGCAGTGTCATGGAACATTCCTCATTTTACTTATGGTGGTTCCGATGAGTTACTTGGCAATAAACTGGAATTTTCTATGCTGACCCGAACTGGTCTAACCGTTTACGCACATATAAACGTCTACATTGAGCTGTTAGCAGAATTTGGATGGACAAATGTTGCAATTATTTACGATGAATCGATGATTGTACATAATATGACGGGGAAGAACTTGCAGGTTACGTATTGATTCCTCTTGTATTATTTATTCCACACTACATCTTGAACTGTAAATggtaatttcaaaaataagaaaatttgaatttgtacTAGAGTAAATAAACATGTACTCTAAGCAATTTCtcgaattttattttaaaatgcttgTTCAGCCAATAACAAGCACAATAAGCGCAAAAACGTTTATGTAAGTAATGAACGTTATTTTCATTAGTGTTAAAGCAGAATGCAAATAGCTGTTAAGTTTATGAAAGAGATATAGAACAAATttacttttaagattttatttttaatttatgattaaGTTTTAATTACCTTGTCTTTAATCATAACATTCAAAAGAGATTTAAAAGACacagttattattatttgttGGTTTATAATATGACTGTATAAACATAATGAAACACACCTGTACAAACCTTTGTCACATACCACGCATTATAAATCCGCTTTTTATGAATAACATTAACCTTCCACtgtccaaaaaataaacaaacgtgtttgtaaacatggacggatccaaacagaaggtgaagaagcattttatagaaatatttcggtggtaaaatacaataaatatccGGGCCAGTctgtctattttataagtacaacaacacggttgacctaTTTGAACGGGTTGTGGTTAGTAtacatcatttttatatatttttatagttttatgcGCCATTAAAAGCGTTTTCTctttaaaatatgacaaaataggGAAATCGTATAAAATAGTTTACACATCGTTTTGAATCTTTTGATACTTGTGTGTcctatttcttcttcaagtaattGGTTTACTTCGAATTAAAATaggatttttcaagtttttactttGAGCATTTTCTACGAAATTTTGAAATGCATTACCTTGGAAAGTCTTCTCGTACATGGTCCCTGAGTTATATGTTATTGTTCAAAGGTGTCATTGTATAATACAGTTCAGCTTAATTCGGTGCTACAGGACGTGTGTTTCGAATTCCATCGCCAGTTATGATAAGATTTGATCAAACCAAGGTTTCTTTTATGTTCTTGGTTATATCGTATCCATGAAAATGATTTAAAGAATTTAGAATTTAAGTATCAAACATCAGGACCTGTGCCTGAGTGCCGTGTTGTGGCATGCGAAATCTCGCCACACATGAATgtagtgttgttacattttctggtcctttggagtCATAGAGTCCGTTCCAAATCCATGTATAAAAGAGCTTCATTTCACTCGGTGCTAAAGGGCGTACATGTGATTCTTACCTTATTATCATTGATGATCAAACCCATTCGTACGGAATCTTTTATTACTAATCTTCCTTTCATGCCTCAACAttatattacagattttattaactgtttCTGATTTGAAATATATAcgtgaccatgactgagaaaataCGGTGTCCCTAAAGTGatatgttacgcacttttttccacttaggaaatgtgagacttttttatttcgtttaaacgaaatcatttcgtttaaacgaattagttatttcgtttaaacgaattagttatttcgtttaaacgaaatcattccgtttaaacgaaatcatttcgttttaacgaattagttattttgtttaaacgaaatgttatttcgttttaacgaattagttatttcgtttaaacgaaataactgtttcgtttaaacgaatgaaatcatttcgtttaaacgaataacttatttcgtttaaacgaaatagttatttcgtttaaacgaaatgatttcgtttaaacgaaataaaatagtctcacatta encodes:
- the LOC123561610 gene encoding complement C1q tumor necrosis factor-related protein 3-like, with amino-acid sequence MFIWRIISGQCHLAWSVVILLLIKNVGCNFDNFEPGQCLSKFDYDYKVMQKLLQFEREIQELRERKTCTDTTHVAFMAELSADLVDPSAGTTVIFDSVRTNVGNGYKSGPGIFVAPVDGTYSITLVASSGTKAASSNLHLYVMHNMIQVGYVYLDDNSDRWLLRSTTAVLELKAADTVFVKVGFRNGAGNVEGRSLHTHFSGFLIN